A genomic segment from Nocardiopsis sp. Huas11 encodes:
- a CDS encoding response regulator transcription factor: protein MTCVLLAEDDVSISEPLARALRREGYTVDVTVNGIETLDRARAGDIDLMVLDLGLPEMDGLEVARRLRAEGHGTPILILTARADEVDTVVGLDAGADDYVTKPFRLAELLARVRALLRRGGAEVPVVHGVRIDNDSRRAWLGERELQLTTKEFDLLRVLVRDAGKVVTREQIMREVWDTNWWGSTKTLDMHISWLRRKLGDDANQPSYITTVRGVGFRFERD, encoded by the coding sequence ATGACCTGCGTTTTGCTGGCCGAAGACGATGTCTCGATCTCCGAGCCTCTCGCGCGCGCACTCCGCCGCGAGGGCTATACGGTGGATGTGACCGTCAACGGCATTGAGACACTCGACCGTGCCCGTGCGGGAGACATCGACCTCATGGTCCTTGATCTCGGGCTGCCCGAAATGGACGGGCTTGAGGTGGCACGTCGGCTGCGAGCCGAGGGTCACGGAACGCCGATCCTGATCCTGACCGCCCGCGCCGACGAGGTCGACACCGTCGTCGGCCTCGACGCGGGCGCCGACGACTACGTCACCAAGCCCTTCCGCCTGGCCGAACTCCTCGCTCGCGTACGGGCCCTGCTGCGCCGGGGCGGCGCGGAGGTCCCGGTCGTGCACGGGGTACGCATTGACAACGACTCGCGACGCGCGTGGCTGGGCGAGCGGGAACTCCAACTCACGACGAAGGAGTTCGACCTCCTGCGCGTGCTCGTCCGCGACGCGGGCAAGGTGGTCACTCGTGAACAGATCATGCGTGAGGTGTGGGACACCAACTGGTGGGGTTCGACGAAGACTCTCGACATGCACATCTCCTGGCTGCGGCGCAAGCTCGGCGACGACGCCAACCAGCCCTCGTACATCACGACCGTTCGTGGCGTGGGATTCCGCTTCGAACGGGACTGA
- a CDS encoding ATP-dependent RecD-like DNA helicase: MTGGVTKAAVVQGVLERITYANEDTGYTVAKVDTGRGADDLLTVVGALAGVQPGEALRMRGRWGSHPQYGRQFQVDDYTTVLPATVQGIRRYLGSGLIKGIGPKMAERIVDHFGTDALDVIEDAPDRLIEVPGLGPKRTRLIADAWEEQKAIKEVMVFLQGVEVTTSLAVRIYKKYGDASINVVQKEPYRLASDVWGIGFKTADTIARAVGIPHDSPQRVMAGIQFTLSESTGDGHCYLPEERLISAAVKILGVEAGLVIECVAELVAAEGVVRETVPGPEGEPVRAVYLLPFHRAEIGLAAGLRTLLNAPLDRLPAFAGVDWDVALEWLRGRTRADLAEAQREAVRTALTRRVCVLTGGPGCGKSFTVASIVTLARAKHAKVVLAAPTGRAAKRLTELTGVDALTVHRLLELRPGGEAAFDRDHPLDCDLLVVDEASMLDLVLANKLVKAVPPGAHLLFVGDVDQLPSVGAGQVLRDLLDDGSPVPNVRLTHVFRQAQQSGVVSNAHRVNTGEPPLVQGLDDFFLFSCEDAESAAEATVDVVARRIPRRFGLDPRRDVQVLTPMKGGPAGAAGLNTALQAAVTPPAEGLPEKRFGGRVFRVGDKVTQIRNNYDKGRNGVFNGTMGVVTGIDTIAQEVAVRTDEDEDVSYDFAELDELTHAYAITVHRSQGSEYPAVVIPVTTSAWMMLQRNLLYTAITRAKRLVVLVGSRRAIAQAVRNASSGRRYTALAHRLRTAAAGEGTGALGPAS; the protein is encoded by the coding sequence GTGACCGGAGGCGTCACCAAGGCCGCCGTCGTCCAGGGCGTCCTGGAACGGATCACCTACGCCAACGAGGACACCGGCTACACCGTGGCCAAGGTCGACACCGGGCGGGGCGCCGACGACCTGCTCACCGTGGTCGGCGCCCTGGCCGGGGTCCAGCCCGGCGAGGCGCTGCGGATGCGCGGACGGTGGGGCTCCCACCCGCAGTACGGCCGCCAGTTCCAGGTGGACGACTACACCACCGTCCTGCCCGCCACCGTCCAGGGCATCCGCCGCTACCTCGGCTCCGGCCTCATCAAGGGCATCGGACCCAAGATGGCCGAACGCATCGTCGACCACTTCGGCACCGACGCCCTGGACGTCATCGAGGACGCCCCCGACCGGCTCATCGAGGTCCCGGGACTGGGCCCCAAGCGCACCCGGCTGATCGCCGACGCCTGGGAGGAGCAGAAGGCGATCAAGGAGGTCATGGTCTTTCTCCAGGGGGTCGAGGTCACCACCTCCCTGGCCGTGCGCATCTACAAGAAGTACGGCGACGCGTCCATCAACGTCGTGCAGAAGGAGCCCTACCGCCTGGCCTCGGACGTGTGGGGGATCGGCTTCAAGACCGCCGACACCATCGCCCGGGCCGTGGGCATCCCGCACGACAGTCCGCAGCGGGTCATGGCGGGGATCCAGTTCACCCTCTCGGAGTCCACCGGCGACGGCCACTGCTACCTGCCCGAGGAGCGCCTCATCTCCGCCGCGGTGAAGATCCTCGGAGTGGAGGCGGGGCTGGTCATCGAGTGCGTGGCCGAGCTCGTGGCCGCCGAGGGCGTGGTCCGTGAGACCGTCCCCGGCCCCGAGGGGGAGCCGGTGCGCGCGGTGTACCTGCTGCCCTTCCACCGTGCCGAGATCGGCCTGGCCGCGGGCCTGCGCACTCTGCTGAACGCGCCCCTGGACCGGCTCCCCGCCTTCGCCGGGGTCGACTGGGACGTGGCCCTGGAGTGGCTGCGCGGCCGCACCCGCGCCGACCTCGCCGAGGCCCAGCGCGAGGCGGTGCGCACGGCGCTCACCCGCCGGGTGTGCGTCCTCACCGGCGGGCCGGGCTGCGGCAAGTCGTTCACGGTCGCCTCCATCGTCACCCTGGCCCGCGCCAAGCACGCCAAGGTCGTCCTGGCCGCGCCCACGGGCCGGGCGGCCAAGCGGCTCACCGAGCTGACCGGCGTCGACGCCCTCACCGTGCACCGCCTGTTGGAGCTGCGTCCGGGAGGAGAGGCCGCCTTCGACCGCGACCATCCGCTCGACTGCGACCTGTTGGTGGTCGACGAGGCGTCGATGCTCGACCTCGTCCTGGCCAACAAGCTGGTCAAGGCCGTGCCGCCGGGCGCGCACCTGTTGTTCGTCGGCGACGTCGACCAGCTGCCCTCGGTGGGCGCCGGCCAGGTGCTGCGGGACCTGCTCGACGACGGATCGCCGGTGCCCAACGTCCGGCTGACCCACGTCTTCCGCCAGGCCCAGCAGTCGGGCGTGGTCAGCAACGCCCACCGGGTCAACACCGGCGAGCCGCCCCTCGTCCAGGGGCTGGACGACTTCTTCCTCTTCTCCTGCGAGGACGCCGAGAGCGCGGCCGAGGCCACCGTCGACGTGGTCGCGCGCCGTATCCCGCGCCGGTTCGGCCTCGACCCGCGCCGGGACGTCCAGGTGCTGACTCCGATGAAGGGCGGCCCGGCCGGCGCCGCCGGGCTCAACACGGCCCTGCAGGCCGCCGTGACGCCCCCCGCCGAGGGCCTCCCGGAGAAGCGGTTCGGCGGTCGGGTGTTCCGCGTGGGCGACAAGGTCACGCAGATCAGAAACAACTATGACAAAGGGCGGAACGGGGTGTTCAACGGGACCATGGGTGTGGTGACCGGTATCGACACCATCGCGCAGGAGGTCGCCGTGCGCACCGACGAGGACGAGGACGTCTCCTACGACTTCGCCGAACTCGACGAACTGACCCACGCCTACGCCATCACCGTGCACCGTTCCCAGGGCAGCGAGTACCCGGCGGTGGTCATCCCCGTCACCACCAGCGCCTGGATGATGCTCCAGCGCAACCTGCTCTACACCGCCATCACCAGGGCGAAGAGACTCGTGGTCCTGGTGGGCTCGCGCCGCGCGATCGCCCAGGCGGTCCGCAACGCCTCCTCCGGCCGCCGGTACACCGCCCTGGCGCACCGGCTGCGCACGGCGGCCGCGGGAGAAGGAACGGGAGCCCTCGGCCCCGCCTCGTGA
- the typA gene encoding translational GTPase TypA yields the protein MSSATPVEGSARRSDLRNVAIVAHVDHGKTTLVDAMLWQSGVFRENQDVDDRVMDSNDLEREKGITILAKNTAVHYTTPEGEDVVINIIDTPGHADFGGEVERGLSMVDGVVLLVDASEGPLPQTRFVLRKALAAKLPVILVINKVDRPDSRIAEVVDDTYELFMDLDADESQIEFPIVYTCARDGKASLERPANGTVPENDNLVPLFSTILNTIPSPEYVPGGSLQAHVTNLDASPFLGRLALVRVQQGELRKGQHVAWIRTDGTLQQVKITELLMTDGLERKPAEMAGPGDIAAIAGIPDIMIGETLADPENPVALPLIKVDEPAISMTIGTNTSPLVGKVKGAKVTARLVKDRLEKELVGNVSLRVLPTERPDTWEVQGRGELALAILVEQMRREGYELTVGKPQVVTRQVDGKVHEPVERLTVDAPEEYMGAITQLLSVRKGRMENMVNHGTGWVRMDWLVPSRGLIGFRTEFLTETRGTGIAHHVFEKFEPWFGELRTRPNGSLVADRAGVAVPFAMFNLQERGTLFVEPTTEVYEGMIVGENSRADDMDVNITKEKKLTNMRSATGDELVRLVPPRRLSLEQALEFCREDECVEVTPENVRIRKVVLDQKERGRMTANKKRQQQ from the coding sequence ATGTCCAGCGCTACGCCCGTCGAGGGCTCCGCACGCCGCAGCGACCTCCGTAACGTCGCCATCGTGGCCCATGTGGACCACGGCAAGACGACCCTCGTTGACGCCATGCTCTGGCAGTCCGGAGTGTTCCGGGAGAACCAGGACGTCGACGACCGTGTCATGGACTCCAACGACTTGGAGCGCGAGAAGGGCATCACCATTCTCGCGAAGAACACGGCCGTCCACTACACGACGCCCGAGGGCGAAGACGTCGTCATCAACATCATCGACACCCCCGGCCACGCCGACTTCGGTGGCGAGGTCGAGCGCGGCCTGTCGATGGTCGACGGTGTCGTCCTGCTCGTCGACGCGAGTGAGGGCCCGCTCCCGCAGACCCGCTTCGTGCTCCGCAAGGCCCTGGCCGCCAAGCTTCCCGTCATCCTCGTCATCAACAAGGTGGACCGGCCCGACAGCCGGATCGCCGAGGTCGTGGACGACACCTACGAACTGTTCATGGACCTGGACGCGGACGAGTCGCAGATCGAGTTCCCGATCGTCTACACCTGCGCCCGCGACGGCAAGGCCTCCCTGGAGCGCCCCGCCAACGGCACGGTGCCCGAGAACGACAACCTCGTGCCGCTGTTCTCCACCATCCTGAACACCATCCCGTCCCCGGAGTACGTCCCGGGCGGGTCCCTGCAGGCCCACGTCACCAACCTGGACGCCTCGCCCTTCCTGGGCCGCCTGGCGCTGGTGCGCGTCCAGCAGGGTGAGCTGCGCAAGGGCCAGCACGTCGCGTGGATCCGGACCGACGGCACCCTCCAGCAGGTCAAGATCACCGAGCTGCTCATGACCGACGGTCTGGAGCGCAAGCCCGCCGAGATGGCCGGCCCCGGTGACATCGCGGCCATCGCCGGCATCCCCGACATCATGATCGGTGAGACGCTGGCCGACCCGGAGAACCCGGTGGCGCTGCCGCTGATCAAGGTCGACGAGCCCGCGATCTCCATGACCATCGGTACCAACACCTCGCCGCTGGTCGGCAAGGTCAAGGGCGCCAAGGTCACCGCGCGCCTGGTCAAGGACCGCCTGGAGAAGGAGCTCGTCGGCAACGTCTCGCTGCGCGTGCTGCCCACAGAGCGTCCCGACACCTGGGAGGTCCAGGGCCGCGGCGAGCTGGCGCTGGCCATCCTGGTCGAGCAGATGCGCCGCGAGGGCTACGAGCTCACCGTCGGCAAGCCGCAGGTGGTCACCCGCCAGGTCGACGGCAAGGTGCACGAGCCGGTCGAGCGTCTCACGGTGGACGCCCCCGAGGAGTACATGGGTGCCATCACCCAGCTGCTCAGCGTCCGCAAGGGCCGCATGGAGAACATGGTCAACCACGGCACCGGTTGGGTGCGCATGGACTGGCTGGTCCCCTCCCGCGGCCTCATCGGCTTCCGCACCGAGTTCCTCACGGAGACCCGCGGAACCGGTATCGCCCACCACGTCTTCGAGAAGTTCGAGCCGTGGTTCGGCGAGCTGCGCACCCGCCCCAACGGCTCCCTGGTGGCCGACCGCGCCGGTGTCGCGGTCCCCTTCGCGATGTTCAACCTCCAGGAGCGCGGCACGCTGTTCGTCGAGCCCACCACCGAGGTGTACGAGGGCATGATCGTCGGCGAGAACTCGCGCGCCGACGACATGGACGTCAACATCACCAAGGAGAAGAAGCTCACCAACATGCGCTCGGCCACCGGCGACGAGCTCGTCCGCCTGGTGCCGCCGCGCAGGCTCTCCCTGGAGCAGGCCCTGGAGTTCTGCCGCGAGGACGAGTGCGTCGAGGTCACCCCGGAGAACGTCCGCATCCGCAAGGTGGTCCTGGACCAGAAGGAGCGCGGCCGGATGACGGCCAACAAGAAGCGCCAGCAGCAGTAG
- a CDS encoding PHP domain-containing protein has product MKRIDLHSHSSVSDGTDAPADVVGHAVAAGLDVLALTDHDTVGGIAEAAAHLPPGFTFVPGMELSCAHAGSSVHLVSYLFDPEHPGLSGELTRIRADRASRAREMVDKLRALGVEVTWERVLQIAGAGHEEYADANTIGRPHLARAVVEAGAAKDVQDAFDRWIGSGGPAYAARYALDPVRAVELVRAAGGVCSLAHPARAEGSLNGAVPVELVERMAAAGLGGIEADHPSHNRAQAKEWRGVAEDLGVVVTGSSDDHGSLTGRRLGCRTTAVEAFEALTAPATGAALLHG; this is encoded by the coding sequence GTGAAACGTATCGACCTGCACTCCCACAGTTCCGTCTCGGACGGGACCGACGCCCCCGCCGACGTCGTCGGCCACGCGGTCGCGGCGGGCCTGGACGTCCTCGCCCTGACCGACCACGACACCGTCGGCGGGATCGCGGAGGCCGCCGCCCACCTGCCCCCCGGTTTCACCTTCGTGCCCGGCATGGAGCTCTCCTGCGCCCACGCCGGCTCCAGCGTCCACCTGGTGTCCTACCTCTTCGACCCCGAGCACCCCGGACTGTCCGGCGAACTGACCCGGATCCGCGCCGACCGGGCCTCGCGGGCCCGGGAGATGGTGGACAAGCTCCGAGCACTCGGGGTGGAGGTGACCTGGGAGCGGGTGCTGCAGATCGCGGGCGCCGGCCATGAGGAGTACGCCGACGCCAACACGATCGGCCGCCCCCACCTGGCCCGCGCCGTGGTCGAGGCGGGCGCGGCCAAGGACGTGCAGGACGCGTTCGACCGGTGGATCGGCTCCGGCGGTCCCGCCTACGCCGCGCGCTACGCGCTCGACCCGGTCCGTGCGGTGGAGCTGGTGCGCGCCGCGGGCGGGGTCTGCTCCCTGGCCCACCCGGCGCGCGCGGAGGGCTCCCTCAACGGCGCCGTACCGGTCGAGCTGGTCGAGCGGATGGCCGCGGCGGGGCTCGGCGGCATCGAGGCCGACCACCCCTCCCACAACCGCGCCCAGGCCAAGGAGTGGCGGGGCGTGGCCGAGGACCTCGGGGTGGTGGTCACCGGATCCAGCGACGACCACGGGAGCCTGACCGGGCGCCGGCTCGGCTGCCGGACCACGGCGGTGGAGGCCTTCGAGGCGCTGACCGCACCGGCCACCGGGGCCGCGCTCCTGCACGGTTGA
- a CDS encoding MmcQ/YjbR family DNA-binding protein: MTPEQFIDAALWFPEAGESEPFGPGPLVYKVAGQKLFALLLGGGDDGPATVNLKCDPELALELRAQFPAVTPGYHMNKRHWNSVLLDGTVPDDEVLEMLRHSYVLVARSLRRADRDRVLAVLGEDSPELGTAPARA; this comes from the coding sequence ATGACACCGGAACAGTTCATCGACGCGGCCCTGTGGTTCCCCGAGGCCGGGGAGAGCGAGCCCTTCGGCCCCGGCCCGCTGGTCTACAAGGTGGCCGGGCAGAAGCTGTTCGCGCTGCTCCTGGGCGGAGGCGATGACGGCCCCGCCACGGTCAACCTCAAGTGCGACCCCGAGCTGGCCCTGGAACTGCGCGCCCAGTTCCCGGCCGTCACCCCCGGTTACCACATGAACAAGCGGCACTGGAACTCCGTGCTGCTCGACGGCACGGTGCCCGACGACGAGGTGTTGGAGATGCTCAGACACTCCTACGTCCTGGTGGCCCGCAGCCTGCGCAGGGCCGACCGCGACCGCGTGCTCGCCGTCCTGGGTGAGGACTCGCCCGAGCTCGGAACGGCGCCCGCGCGGGCCTGA
- a CDS encoding bifunctional UDP-sugar hydrolase/5'-nucleotidase — MSRLVRASGALLLTGALVASSAVSATADTAEEPAFTLTVLHGNDPESQLLHASADADFGGAARYTTLFQRLRASETVEGGAGEAVDRGVVSVNSGDMYLPGPELAASLEEGAPFYDAIVANEVGYDAVSMGNHEFDFGPDFYARFVGELSEDTPVVAANVDVSGEPELAALADAGRIAPSTVVETGGERVGVVGALYPDLASISSPRDVVVDEVVGPVQAEVDRLTADGVDKIVLISHLQGIGFEQRVAGELSGVDVIVAGGGHEVMAAPDDALVPGDEITANPTTGEPLHYPLVVSDAEGGDLPIVTAGSDYEYVGRLVVNFDDAGELVSVADRSGAVRVSGTGDDAVDEHPTVRGQVTEPVAAYVDSLAETEVAQSEVGLDGTRDPGVRTQETNLGGLMADALLDTGRRRAQEYGVAEPQIGIQNGGGIRNGSVLPAGPLTVLDTYSIAPFANQAVVVPDLPRTQIKELLEHGVSATPAADGRFMQVGGVNFAYDPERTAQEVDAEGTVLTPGERVRNVVLHDGTVLVAGGEVVDGPAVSVATIDFSARGGDMYPFRGAPFTVVGTTYQGALESFLTTTLQGRVTAAEYPEGGSGRIVVGEEATNPGTPATGTLEQVREPVREGVSAHFRYTTDAPDSGNVVALFAEGTSPGDGEPLATAKAHKAEGRTAVGTRGLGTGAFTAYLLDGEGAVLAGPTAFEIVPRR; from the coding sequence ATGTCCAGACTCGTACGCGCCTCGGGCGCGCTGCTGCTGACGGGTGCCCTGGTGGCCTCGTCCGCGGTGTCCGCCACGGCGGACACGGCGGAGGAACCCGCCTTCACCCTGACGGTCCTGCACGGCAACGACCCCGAGTCGCAGCTGCTGCACGCCTCGGCCGACGCCGACTTCGGCGGCGCCGCCCGCTACACCACCCTGTTCCAGCGGCTGCGCGCGTCGGAGACCGTGGAAGGCGGGGCCGGCGAGGCGGTCGACCGCGGCGTGGTGTCGGTCAACTCGGGCGACATGTACCTGCCCGGTCCGGAGCTGGCCGCCTCGCTGGAGGAGGGCGCGCCCTTCTACGACGCGATCGTCGCCAACGAGGTCGGCTACGACGCGGTGTCCATGGGCAACCACGAGTTCGACTTCGGCCCGGACTTCTACGCGCGCTTCGTCGGTGAGCTGTCCGAGGACACCCCGGTGGTCGCGGCCAACGTGGACGTGTCCGGCGAGCCCGAACTGGCCGCGCTGGCCGACGCCGGGCGGATCGCGCCCAGCACGGTGGTGGAGACCGGCGGCGAGCGGGTCGGCGTCGTCGGCGCCCTCTACCCGGACCTGGCCAGCATCTCCAGCCCCCGCGACGTGGTGGTGGACGAGGTCGTGGGCCCGGTCCAGGCCGAGGTCGACCGCCTCACCGCCGACGGGGTGGACAAGATCGTGCTGATCTCCCACCTGCAGGGCATCGGGTTCGAGCAGCGGGTCGCCGGGGAGCTGTCCGGGGTGGACGTCATCGTCGCGGGCGGCGGGCACGAGGTCATGGCGGCCCCCGACGACGCCCTCGTCCCCGGTGACGAGATCACCGCGAACCCCACCACGGGCGAGCCGCTGCACTACCCGCTGGTGGTGAGCGACGCCGAGGGCGGCGACCTGCCGATCGTCACCGCCGGATCCGACTACGAGTACGTGGGCCGCCTGGTCGTCAACTTCGACGACGCGGGCGAGCTCGTCTCGGTCGCCGACCGGTCCGGCGCGGTCCGCGTCTCGGGCACCGGCGACGACGCGGTGGACGAGCACCCGACCGTGCGCGGCCAGGTGACCGAGCCGGTCGCCGCCTACGTGGACTCGCTGGCCGAGACCGAGGTCGCCCAGAGCGAGGTGGGTCTGGACGGCACCCGCGACCCGGGCGTGCGCACGCAGGAGACCAACCTGGGCGGTCTGATGGCCGACGCGCTGCTGGACACGGGGCGGCGCCGGGCGCAGGAGTACGGCGTCGCGGAGCCGCAGATCGGCATCCAGAACGGCGGCGGCATCCGCAACGGGTCGGTGCTCCCGGCCGGCCCCCTCACCGTGCTCGACACCTACTCGATCGCGCCCTTCGCCAACCAGGCCGTGGTGGTCCCCGACCTGCCCCGGACACAGATCAAGGAGCTGCTGGAGCACGGTGTGTCCGCCACTCCGGCCGCCGACGGGCGCTTCATGCAGGTGGGCGGGGTCAACTTCGCCTACGACCCGGAGCGCACCGCGCAGGAGGTCGACGCCGAGGGCACGGTCCTCACCCCCGGTGAGCGGGTGCGCAACGTCGTGCTGCACGACGGAACCGTGCTGGTGGCGGGCGGCGAGGTCGTGGACGGCCCCGCCGTCTCGGTCGCCACGATCGACTTCTCCGCGCGCGGCGGCGACATGTACCCGTTCCGCGGCGCTCCCTTCACCGTGGTGGGCACCACCTACCAGGGCGCGCTGGAGAGCTTCCTCACGACGACGCTGCAGGGCCGGGTGACGGCCGCGGAGTACCCGGAGGGCGGCTCGGGCCGCATCGTGGTGGGCGAGGAGGCGACGAACCCGGGCACGCCCGCGACGGGCACGCTGGAGCAGGTCCGCGAGCCGGTGCGCGAGGGCGTCTCGGCGCACTTCCGGTACACGACCGACGCCCCGGACTCGGGCAACGTGGTGGCCCTGTTCGCCGAGGGGACCTCGCCCGGCGACGGCGAGCCGCTCGCCACGGCCAAGGCGCACAAGGCCGAGGGCCGGACCGCGGTGGGCACCCGGGGCCTGGGCACCGGAGCGTTCACCGCCTACCTGCTGGACGGCGAGGGCGCCGTGCTGGCAGGGCCGACGGCGTTCGAGATCGTGCCGCGCCGGTAG
- a CDS encoding (deoxy)nucleoside triphosphate pyrophosphohydrolase: protein MHQTLIVAAAAIIRDGRVLAAQRAEPSALRGRWEFPGGKVDPGESVPDAVARECHEELGVRVRPLHQVGSDAAFPAPDAGRTRPAVLRLWRADLVEGEPRPLEHLSLRWLSAAELPDLDWLPADVPFLDPLAALLTAGERAPFPLS from the coding sequence GTGCACCAGACACTCATCGTGGCGGCGGCGGCCATCATCCGGGACGGCCGTGTCCTGGCCGCCCAGCGCGCCGAACCGTCCGCCCTGCGCGGCCGCTGGGAGTTCCCCGGCGGCAAGGTCGACCCCGGGGAGTCGGTCCCCGACGCGGTCGCCCGCGAGTGCCATGAGGAGCTGGGCGTACGCGTACGCCCCCTGCACCAGGTCGGGTCCGACGCGGCCTTCCCGGCGCCCGACGCCGGACGGACGCGTCCCGCCGTGCTCCGGCTGTGGCGGGCCGATCTGGTCGAGGGCGAGCCACGGCCGCTGGAACACCTGTCCCTGCGCTGGCTCTCGGCGGCCGAGCTGCCCGACCTGGACTGGCTGCCCGCGGACGTGCCGTTCCTGGACCCGTTGGCGGCCCTTCTGACCGCGGGAGAACGGGCGCCGTTCCCCCTCTCGTGA
- a CDS encoding serine/threonine-protein kinase: MKARGVRRLKPLEPGDPAEVGGHTIVGRVGSGGMGTVYAADSPGVHGYLAVKVVHAAQAGDRRFRERFAHEARLLAKVNSPSVARFVRADVEAERPWMITEYVPGPTLRHHVERFGRLRGGMLLGLAAGTAEALRAIHDAGVVHRDLKPSNIVLSATGPKLLDFGIAHPVEDPDPTKWIRLRKMRRAYRDLRLPSPDTLSDERLSDRRDRLGTPGWMSPEQYHRQPTTQKADVFLWGAAVAFASVAHDPFGRADHKEMARRVMFEEPDLQHLPKGLHELVVAAMAKDPDDRPDARELLRATLALEGPEGGVRAPVPAPETLTVRGLLDRRWTSVAVRPPRPPR; this comes from the coding sequence ATGAAGGCACGCGGTGTCCGCCGGCTCAAGCCACTGGAGCCGGGCGATCCCGCCGAGGTCGGCGGGCACACGATCGTGGGCCGCGTCGGCTCCGGGGGGATGGGCACCGTGTACGCGGCCGACTCCCCCGGGGTGCACGGCTACCTCGCGGTGAAGGTGGTACACGCCGCGCAGGCCGGCGACCGCCGCTTCCGCGAGCGGTTCGCGCACGAGGCCCGCCTGCTCGCCAAGGTCAACAGCCCCTCGGTGGCCCGCTTCGTGCGCGCCGACGTGGAGGCCGAGCGCCCCTGGATGATCACCGAGTACGTGCCCGGCCCGACGCTGCGCCACCACGTGGAGCGCTTCGGCCGGCTGCGCGGGGGGATGCTCCTCGGGCTGGCCGCGGGCACCGCCGAGGCGCTGCGCGCGATCCACGACGCCGGGGTGGTCCACCGCGACCTCAAGCCCAGCAACATCGTGCTCTCGGCCACGGGTCCCAAACTGCTGGACTTCGGGATCGCGCACCCCGTGGAGGACCCCGACCCCACCAAGTGGATCCGGCTGCGCAAGATGCGCCGGGCCTACCGCGACCTGCGGCTCCCCTCGCCGGACACGCTCTCCGACGAGCGGCTCAGTGATCGGCGCGACCGGCTGGGCACGCCCGGCTGGATGAGCCCCGAGCAGTACCACCGCCAGCCCACGACCCAGAAGGCCGACGTCTTCCTGTGGGGCGCGGCCGTGGCGTTCGCGTCCGTCGCGCACGACCCCTTCGGCCGCGCCGACCACAAGGAGATGGCCCGGCGGGTCATGTTCGAGGAGCCCGACCTCCAGCACCTGCCCAAGGGCCTGCACGAGCTGGTGGTGGCGGCGATGGCCAAGGATCCCGACGACCGCCCGGACGCGCGGGAGCTGCTGCGCGCCACCCTGGCCCTGGAGGGGCCCGAGGGCGGCGTGCGCGCACCCGTACCGGCCCCGGAGACGCTCACCGTGCGCGGGCTGCTGGACCGACGGTGGACGTCGGTGGCGGTCCGGCCTCCGCGCCCGCCCCGGTGA
- a CDS encoding DUF6758 family protein — MKTEPSCPRCGRTVQPPGLWTSAWECAVHGRVAPLQEVRAPGKAALEALLPQARVPVWIPWPLPTGWVVTGFAEAGDERSGAVATVVALSGPGPLGGIGEAAIVAEDPGVGLGARLAGLEGPDPGDGFDEGPPSAKVRFDGHEIALWNLDMGRDRAVYTGEALAHWLWLVFASADTGLLMCEINALRDLRDIKDGGVGLEPPFGAISPFLTDRLAPCPDEE; from the coding sequence ATGAAGACCGAACCCTCGTGTCCACGATGCGGGCGCACGGTCCAGCCTCCGGGGCTGTGGACCAGCGCCTGGGAGTGCGCCGTTCATGGGCGGGTGGCACCTCTTCAGGAGGTCCGCGCCCCCGGCAAGGCCGCACTCGAAGCGCTCCTGCCCCAGGCGCGGGTCCCGGTGTGGATCCCGTGGCCGCTGCCCACCGGGTGGGTGGTGACCGGCTTCGCCGAGGCCGGTGACGAACGCTCCGGTGCGGTGGCCACCGTCGTCGCCCTGTCCGGACCGGGCCCCCTGGGGGGTATCGGCGAGGCCGCCATCGTCGCCGAGGACCCCGGAGTGGGGCTCGGCGCGCGGCTGGCCGGGCTGGAGGGCCCCGACCCCGGAGACGGCTTCGACGAGGGCCCGCCCAGCGCCAAGGTCCGCTTCGACGGTCACGAGATCGCCCTGTGGAACCTGGACATGGGCCGCGACCGCGCGGTCTACACGGGTGAGGCGCTCGCCCACTGGCTCTGGCTGGTGTTCGCCTCCGCCGACACCGGGCTGCTCATGTGCGAGATCAACGCCCTGCGGGACCTGCGCGACATCAAGGACGGGGGAGTGGGTCTGGAACCGCCGTTCGGCGCGATCAGCCCCTTTCTGACCGACCGCCTCGCACCGTGTCCCGACGAGGAATGA